GCTTTCCCGGCTCAAACCGCTAAAAGCGGCGATACTTTCACGAAACGCCAGGGTTTGATCATAAAGGGCCGCCAGGGCCGCCGCATCATGGTGCTCGTTTGCCGCCGTCATTTCCTGCCAGCGGTTATCTATGGCTTCCAGTTGCTGTCCGAGTTCGTTAAGCAAAGAAAAGTCCCTGACCTGCTGCTGTAACTGGCTGAGATCCTGGGAAACCTGCTGCTCAACATTCTGCTCCACCTGGGTTTGACGGATATCCTGCTCCAGCATAGCGACTTTTTTCACCATGGCCAGGCCCATCAACTCTTTGTCATATTGGCTGATGCGGGCAAGCTGCTCGCTGACAATCCACCAGCCGCAGGCCAGCAGCGGGATATAGAAAATCAACGCCAGGATCAGGAATTTATATTTAAAACGCAACTTGTTTGAAAGCGTTACCGCCGATGAGGTGAAAAAAGTCATGGGTGTTTGGGCTTCCTTTAAAAAAGATATTCTTATAATTCAGTTAATCCGGTTAACACCAGAGAAAGTATAGACCAGATACTATACAGATAAATTTCTTATATTTATAAGATATTGGCGAATTTTGGCCGAATATTTTCTTTTTTTCAGGGGATAAGCCGATGATTTAAAAGCTTAAGCAGGCAAGAGAAAGCGGCTTGGGACAGGATCTGCCCATTCATAGCAAGCCGCAAAATGTAAGAGATATCTTCAGGAAATTTACTTAAAAGCTATACCGGTAAGCGACACCAAACCCCAGGGATTTATCATCGTCAACAATCGGACTGTCGGTAATTTCATCATCAAAAAACTCCATCTGGGCAAAAGCCATCACCATACTTTGTTTACTGAGCATATAACCCGCACTTAACCCCAGTTCATAATTAATTGCACTGTCGGCCTGATAAAGCGCCCTGTCGGCAGTCACATCCTGTTCACTGACCCCGTAATAGTAATTCACTACGTCCTTGCTGGAATAGGTAACTCCCACGGAAGGTTCCACGAACCAGCGTCCGAACATCATCCTGTAGCCGTAGCCGGCACTCAGGCTGTAACCGTCATGTTTATTACTGATGTCATGCGCCATGCCGAAGGAAAGCTCTCCCCACTCCCCCATGTAACTCAGATCGATATTGGCGGTGATGGCGGTATCCAGATCTTTCATATCTTTAAGCTGTTTGCTGTCGCCCCGGTCGGTGTCGCCGATAAAATCACCGCCGACACTTAAGTCCAGGGCAAAATCCTCCAGCTCAATCGCGGTTAAACCCAGCTGCCCCTGGCTGAAATAAAAGTTGCGCCAGTACACTTCCGGTAAAGGCAAGATGGTATTGTTTCTTTCACCGCCGACATAAATAGAGTCCTGGGTATGGGCCAGTGCCATAACGGCAAAATGAAACTCGTCGTCATCGCCCTCCTGGGCGCTATAGTCGTTTGCCAGCGCATAGCCGGAAAGCACATAACCGGAAAACAAGGGCAAGAATAATGATAATTTAGATAATGTACGCATAATTTTTTCCTCCTTAGGTATGCTATCTAAAGTAGCCTATTCCCCCTTTTGAAACTGTTGGAAAATGTAAGTTAGTGTCGGCGATTTGTTGCTTACTGTCAGAAACCTTGCCCGGCTTTACCCTTGTTTACTCTATGCATTGTGGCTGCCGTGCCCTATGGTTGCCGGGTTTTCGCACACATGCCGGGAACATTCCAGCTCCAGCGTGGTGTGGCGGATCGAAAAGCGCTCCGCCAGCAGGGCCTTTACCGAGTCCTTGATGGCATCTGCCCGTCCCCACTGCTCCGGCTCCAGCACTATATGGGCATCCAGGGCATTTTGATGCTCCTGCATTTGCCATAAGTGCAGGTGATGGACACTGTCGATGCCGGGCAGGTTTTCTACGCTGGCAAGCACTTCCCCTGTGTCTATATCCGGCGGGCTGCCCAGCATCAGGATACGGATCACCGGACCTATTTCACTCAGGGCCTGCCAGAGGATATAACCGGCAATCATCAAAGTAACCAGGGGATCCACCAGCTGCCAGTCGTAAAGCAGGATAAGGCTACCCGCCACTATGACCGCCACCGATCCCAGGGCATCGGCGACATTATGTAAAAAAGCGGCCCTGATATTCATACTGTGTTTTGACAGGCGAAAGGTCAGCAGCGCCGTGATCACATCCACCACCAGGGCAAAAGCGGCAATCCAGATCACCAGCCAGCCATCCACCCCCTGGGGATTAAAAAACCTGAAAACCGCCTCATAAGTCAGATATAAGCCCAATAAAATCAAAATAGTGTAATTAATCAGAGCCGCCACCACTTCCGCCCGGCCATAGCCATAGGTCATTTGTTCATTGGCGGGCTGGCGGGCGATTTTGCGGGCAACAAAAGCTATCACCAGCGCCAGGGCATCAGATAGGTTATGCACGGCATCGGCGATCAGCGCCAGGCTGCCGGACACCAGGCCGCCGATAATCTGCACCAGGGTCAGCCCCAGGTTAACCGCAATTGCGCCAAAACCCGCTTATCCCCGGCGTCGGGATCTATATGATGATGGTGATGGTGTCCAGCCATATGTACCTCTGCAAACTACTGTAATATTTTAAGTTTACTAGCTATAGCTACTAGAGGTTCAAGGAAAAAGTAAAATGTTTTTAATCGGTGAAATGGCGCGGCGCACCGGGGTTAAAGTCCCCACTATCCGCTACTATGAAAAAATCGCCTTAATCGAGTCCCCGCACAGATCTCAAGGGAACCAGAGGTTATACCGGCAACAGGATTTGGAACGCCTTTCTTTTATCCGCCATGCCCGGGAGCTGGGCTTTACCCTAGAAGATATCCGGGAATTGATCGCCTTAAACCACACCCGGCAACAAAACTGCCGTCAGGCCCATGAGATCGCACAAGCCCAGCTTGAGGCCGTAAGCGCACGCATAGGCAAATTGCAACAATTGCAGCAGGAGTTAACGCGGATCACCGCCCTTAAAGATCAGGGACAAAGCGGCAGCTGCCGGGTGATAAGGGCCCTGGCGGACCACAGTTTATGCCATGGGGAACATTAGTCCTTTAACAGTTAACGGCCGATCAGCGCCACCTCGGTATGGTATTTCTCCATCCTGGTATAAAAAGCCATGGCGCCGTCACTGCTGACACTTAGATGCCGTCCCGAATCAAGCGTGATCAGGGGATCTATTGCATATAACGCCTGGGACTCTCCGCTGGCCATATCTATTTTAAACAGCATTTGCCGCTTATCCGTTTCGGATGCGCCAGCTTCACCCGGCCCAAAGCCGGGTGACATATAGTAGATCACATCGCCGTGGGCATCCCACTCATAACCGCCGGTTAATGACAACAACATGCTATCTGCCGGTGTCCGGGAGCCGTCCAGGGCGCGGGTATGCACTTTCACCGTACCTATCTTCTGATAATGCAGGTTATTTTTATCGGCAACGGCAAAGCGGGAAAGCGGATAACTCAAGATGCTTTGCCTCTGGCCTGAAGCCAGATCTTCCGACATCACCTGCCAGACACCGTCAATTTCTTCATACCAGTACATCCTGGCGCCGTCCCGAGACCATTGACCCATTTTGACATTATTTTCGCTGGCAAAATCGACGGCATTACCCAGCTCCAAATCAAACACTATCATACGGCTGGCGTCCTGGCTCAGGACACTGATCAACAGCTGCCTGCCATCCGGCGACCAGGCCGGCTCCAGCAACTTTTCTTTTGCACCCGCCTGAAAGACCAGGTGATTGACATTATCGTCAAGGGAGCGCAGCCACAGGGAATCTATATCCGAAGCGGTGGAGACAAACGCCAGCTTGCTATTATCCGCCGACAAACTGGGATAGTAGCTTTGCGGCAGATTTTTAAATAGAGGCTTGGCAACCCTGTTGCCCTGGGCGTCCAAAGATGACTGCCAGATATTCATCTGGCGCTCCCGGGCAATACAGGCAAACTGCCCGGTGACTTCATCAAAATCCAGGCTGCTGCTTTGGATCCCGGCAATAAATTCCGTAGCTTTAGTCTCCAGATTGATTTTCCAGATGCCGTCATCGCTACTGTTAACCAGCAGGTAATACAGTGCGCTTCCGCTTTCATCCCAGAGCACCTGGCTCACTTCCTCTCCCGTCGCCAGTACCTCGCTATAGGCTCCGGAGTTAACATCCACCAGGGCTAAAGTCCATAAATGGCTGTTGGGCTGATAGTTGACCACGGCTATGCTATTGCCGTCCGGTGAAAAGCGCGGCCACAGGTAACCGGAAGCCGGATGCTCCGGCAGCGACAGAATACGGGTATCGCCGGTTTGTGCATGCACCAGTGCCAACCCTTCTATTTTTTTGATGTCATTAAAAACCGTGGTCACCAGATACCTACCCTCGGGGGACCAGTCTAATGCCTGGGTTTTTGCATGGGGACAGGGAGCCAGTCCGCGTTTGCTGCCGTCGAGTAGATTATGCGCCCGGATCAGGCAGCCGGAGTCAGTAAAATGTTTATAGGCGATTTCCCTGCCGTCCGGTGAAAACGCCGGCGCTGCTTCATAGGATAATGACGTCTGTGCCTTAGCTGTTGGCGCTCCTGCGAGGAAGGTGATGTTATCGTCTGCCAGCGAATGCAGTCTGATCTGGCTGCCTTTCTGCCCGACGGCACTGACAGTATAAGCCAGCATTTTCCCGTCAGGGCTATACCTCAGGTAACGTTCATAATTTTTATCCCGGGTGAGGTAGGTTAATGTTGGTCCGGTTGGCGCCGCTTGCCCTTCGGTTCTGGTGTCCGCAACCTTGCCTTGTTCCGTAAACCGCCAGATGCCGGCAAGCAGCAAGACAAAAACAAGCAAACCTATAGCCAGCAGTAACTTTTTATTGCTTAAACCCTGCCTGTCGGGCTCCGCCGCAAATGGCTGCTGCACTGCCGGGTTGTATTCCCCAGCTTTTTCCGGTTCCCTGGCCTGTACATCCTGTTCCCTCTCCTGCCGCCAGTTTACTTCCTGTTTAAGACGGTAACCCTTTTTGGTCACGGTTTCGATATAGGCTTGCCGGCGCGCCGAGTCTCCGAAGACCTTGCGCAAGTCCGAGATCGCCCGGCTGAGCACCATGTCTGATGTATGCAGCGTGCCCCACACCGCCATCAGCAAATGCTCTTTCGAAAGGGTCTTGCCTTGATGAGTGGCGAGTTCGGTTAATACCGCCAGCATTTTCGGAGTAATGGCGGTTTCTTCTCCACCCCGGCTGACAATAAGGTTACGCGAGCCGTGAACGGTAAAGTCTCCCACGGTAAAATTTGCGGCTATGGCTGCTGTGTTATTTTCCATGGGCTCCCAATTGTTTGTGTGTTATCCATTATTCTTACATCTGATTGCAGCAGGCATTTTTAGCTGGATTCTTATTCTTGTACTGTTTGTTTCGTCCGGGCCTTAAGCAAGCTCGCCAGCAGTTGTAAAACATCCCACCATCCGGGTCAAGGGATTTTAACCTTGGCCAAAGACAGGTTTGCATGAAAGCCAGCCCAGTCAAAATCAAACGTAAGACTTTGTTTAATAAAGATTTCAATAAAATTTCAAGTAAATACACAGGAATTTTCAAGACGTTTTAGCCGGGAGGGCGCTAGCTTAACCGGGTCGGTCCCGGCCAGGGATAAGCCCGGGCTTTTCCAGGCTTTTCCTGGCATTTACCGGGCAGGCGGGACAAAAAGTTAACCCTGCTTTCAGGCTTGCTTTAAGCCGAAACACGGATCTTAAGAATACAAAACAGGAATACCAATATGCAGCAACACAAAAACCTGATCAGAAAATGCGCCTTAGCCATAGCCATGACTTTTTCCTCTGCGAGTATGGCGGCTGACTACAGTGAATTTGCTGTGATGCCGACGGCCAGCAACGACGGGCTGAGTTTCGATGCCGGTGGCAACCTGTACGTTTCTCATGCCGGTACTTTCGGCAATGCCGGTTTGTCCGGCACCAGCGTGCGTAAAATCAGCCCCGACGGCGTAATCTCGGATGCCGCCACCGGGCTGTCGGGACCGATAGGCAACAGGTTCGATTCTGCCGGCAATATGTATGTCGCCAACTACAATACCGGTGAAATTACTAAAGTTGCTCCGGACGGCGCCAGCTCAACCTTTGCCCAACTGGGTAATGCCAGCGGCATCATAATTAATGCACAGGATGAGCTTTTTGTTTCCAGTTACAACGAAAGTGTGATCTACAAGATCAGCCCGGACGGCGAAAGCGAACTCTGGCTGACGGGAGAAGGGCTGAACGGCCCTGTGGGCATAGATCTGGACGAGGACGGCAACCTCTATGTCGGCAATTACAACGACGGCCGGGTATTTAAAATAACAGGCGATAAAACCATTACCGAGCTGGCACCGGCCCCCGATTATATCGGCCATCTTGCGTATGCCAATCATATGGTTTACACCACCGCCCTTAGCCAGGATCTGATTTACCAAATCCCGGTTACCGGGGGCGATGCCGTACAGCTGGAAGGCTCGGCCGAAGGCGGCTTCAGTTTTCCCAACGGCATTACCGCCAGCCCGGACGGCAGCCGCCTTTATGTCTCCAATTTCGAAAATGACCGCATCATACTGATTGAAAACTTTGTCCCGGCGGCAAGCGATGACATGGTAACGACCCAACAGGATACCCCGCTGGTGATAGATATATTGGCCAATGATCTCGACCACGGCGTGGCCCTGGATCTGGCCTCAGTTAATATCATCACCGCCCCCCGAAATGGCCGGGTCACAGTCGACGAGACCAGCGGCAGCATCACCTATACCCCCTATACCATGTTCAGCGGCACAGACAGCCTGGCTTACAGCGTCAGCAATACCAACGGCGCCAGCTCCAATAAGGCCAGGGTAGATATCACCATAACACCGGTTGCAAGCCAAACGAATACAAACTCTTCCGGCAGCAGCGGCGGCTCATTCGGCCTTTCTCTGCTATGGCTGCTGTTCCTGCTGCCGGGGCGGAAATTATTTTCTTCCCTGAAAAGCCGCTAAACCTCACGGAAAATGGCATTCGGCAGCGGATGCCATTATCTTGATTGCAAGCCATTAACAGATCTTTTCTTGACATAGATCAAATTAAGTTTACAATTTTCAGAAATTACTGAAAATTCAGAACAGATAAAATGTCACCAATTATTCATTCCCTGGTTATGCATTTTGGCGAAATGGGCTCCCGCTGGGGCTTAAACCGTACCTTAGGCCAGATGTATGCCCTGATCGTCTTAACCGAAAAGCCCCTCAACGCCGATGAAATCAGCACTGAACTCAATATTTCCCGCTCCAATGTCAGCATGGGACTTAAAGAGCTCAAGTCCTGGAACCTGATCAAACTCAGCCATATTCCCGGCGATCGTAAAGAATATTTCAGCGCGCCCAAAGATGTCTGGGAAATCGCCCGCAACCTGATGATGGAACGCCGCAAAAGGGAAGTAGATCCCACCCTGAGCGCACTGCGCGATGTCCTGCTGGAAGCCCCTGCCAACGAGCAGGAAGAATACGCCCAGCAAAGGGTTAAGCAGATGCACGATCTTATCGAGATGCTGACCATATGGACGGACGAACTGCAAAACATGTCCAACGACAAAGTGGCCGCCCTGCTCAAGTTAGGCAGCGGCCTGAGCAAGTTGCTGGACGTAAAAGAGCGCCTGCTGCCGGGAAAAAACAATAAGGAATAGCAGGACACTCAATACCAGGCGCAAAGTAAAGAACACCTCCTAAATTAACCTTAAGGGTAAATCGATATGATTGAAGTAGTCAGTGACTCCCTGGCAAGCAACCTGATGTTGTCCCGCATCCAGTTTGCCGCCAATATCAGTTTTCATATTTTATTCCCCAGCATCAACATAGCCCTGTGCTGGTTTCTGCTATTTTTCAAGGTGCGCTACCGGCAAACCGGCAAAGAAACCTGGATGCGGGTTTACCGTTTCTGGGTCAAGATTTTTGCCCTGACCTTTGCCCTAGGGGTGGTCAGCGGCATTACCATGAGCTTTCAGTTCGGCACCAACTGGCCCGGTTATATGGAAACTGTGGGCAATATCGCCGGCCCCCTGCTCGGTTACGAGGTACTGACGGCGTTTTTCCTGGAGGCGACCTTCTTATCCGTGATGCTCTTCGGTATAGGCCGGGTCTCTGACCGGGTCCACACCCTGGCCACCTTAGTGGTTGCCTTCGGCACCACTATGTCTGCCTTTTGGATCATCGCCTTAGACTCCTGGATGCAAACGCCTGTCGGTTATAAAATGATCGATGGCGTTGCCCATGCCACCGACTGGTGGCAGATAATTTTCAATCCTTCCATGCCCTATCGCCTGACGCATATGTTGTTGGCTTCCGGGTTAACCGCCGCCTTTTTTATCGCCGGTGTCAGCGCCTACCGCTTATTGCAGGGGGATCCTAAGCCAGCCCCCAGGCTTGCGCTAAAAGTTTCATCAACCGTAGCTATGATACTGATCCCGCTGCAAATCTTTGTCGGCGATCTGCACGGGTTAAATACCCTGAAACACCAGCCCGCAAAAGTGGCCGCCATGGAGGGTCTATGGCACAGCGAAAGCCATGTGCCTTTGGTATTGTTTGCCCTGATTGACGAAGAGGAAAAAACCAACCACTGGGCACTGGAGATCCCCAGCCTCGCCAGTTTGATTTTGACCCATAAGACCGACGGCTATATCCGGGGCCTGAATGAATTCAGCGGCGAACATCCGCCGGTAGCCCCGGTATTTTACGGCTTTCGGGTAATGGTAGCCACGGGCATGCTGATGCTGCTTACCGCCGCCTTGCTGGTGTATTACCAATACTTTAACGCCGGTGCCGCTCAGGGACGCCAGCATCCCCCCCGCTGGCTGCTGAAACTCACCCTGGTTATGACGTTTTCCGGCTGGCTTGCCACCCTGGCGGGTTGGTATGTTACCGAAATCGGCCGCCAGCCCTACCTGGTCACCGGGGTATTAAAAACCAGTGACGCCGTCACCTCGGTTCCTTCGGGCCATATCGCCCTGTCGCTGGCCTTGTACCTGGCGGTATACGCCGTACTCATTGTCGCCTATATCAGAACCTTGTTCGTAATGGCGAAAAGGGCCATCGCCCTGGAAAACGACCAGGATAAGACCCAGGGCCCGAAAAAAGGTTCACAAGAGAAAAGTCAGCCGACTGTTCGGGAAAAATTAACTCAGGACAAATTAACGGGAGAGCAAGATTATGCCGCTTATTGAAAATGACTGGTTGCCCCTGGCCTTCGTGATCTTAATGGCCCTTTCCTTTCTGATTTATGCCGTGCTCGACGGCTACGATCTCGGAGTCGGTGTCTTACTGCCGATGCAGGATCAGGAACAACGGGATACCATGATCTCCTCCATCGGCCCCTTCTGGGATGCCAATGAAACCTGGCTGGTGCTGGCCATAGGTTTGCTGCTGATCGCTTTTCCCCAGGCTCATTCCATCGTGTTGCAGCACTTATATCTGCCGGTTTCCTTTATGCTGCTCGGCCTGATCCTCAGGGGGGTCGCCTTTGACTTTCGTACCAAGGCCGCCAGCAAAAACAAGAAAAGCTGGGATTTGACCTTTAAAGCCGGCAGCCTGCTCGCCACCCTGATGCAGGGATATATGCTCGGCCGTTATGTCATGGGCTTTAGCGACTCAGGGGCCGGTTATGCCTTTGCCGCCCTCAGCGCCGTCTGTGTCACAGCCGGTTACTGTTATATCGGCAGCGCCTGGCTGGTCATGAAAACCACGGGCAAATTACAGCAAAAAGCCGCAAACTGGTGTTTCTACAGCGCCCTGCTGACGGCTTTGGGCATTGTCGCCGTCTGTCTGGCCAACCTTTTTATCAGTCCGGAAATTTTCGATAAATGGCTGGGCATGCCGCAAATCTTTATTTTCCTGCCGCTGCCGTTATTATTTGTGGTGATTTTCAGCGTCAGCTGTTTCTACCTGAGCAAGGTGCCCCATCCGGAAGATAACGGCTGCTGGCTGCCTTTCGCCGGCGCCGTGCTGGTTTTTATCCTGTGTTTTGCCGGCCTGGCATACAGCTATTTCCCTTATATTGTCTGGCAGGAACTTACCATATGGCAGGCGGCCAGCGCCCGGGAATCCTTGCAGTTTATTTTTTACGGCGCAGTCGTGGTGCTGCCCACCATAGTCGCCTACACCATTTTTTCCTATAAGGTGTTTTGGGGAAAGGCCAGCAAATTAAACTATTACTAAAACCTGCCAACAGGATGGCACAAAAACAAAGGCAGCCACCCGGCTGCCTTTGTTTTTGTTATTTTTTCTGGTCAGGATCTATGCCCTGATTAATTTTTGCCAGCCGCTCCACATGGGAATGATGGGCTTTTAATGCCTTGTTGCCAAAAACCCCGATAATGACCACTATAGGGATCAATAACGCCAGGGTCGGGGGAGACAGCAATTGAGTAAACCAATCCATAATTGATTCCTTATTGTTATTATTAGCTTTGCCGGCTTATCTTGGACTTATTCTTCGAAGCTTACTCCTCGAAGTAAGTGCCCCAGCCATCATATTCGACATTACATTGTTTCGCCAGCTGGTACATGGCTTTGGCCTCATCAAAAATAATATCAAAATCAAGCGCCTGCTCGGTAACAATATCAAAAGCAAAAACTTTTTCACCGGTTTCCAGCTCGGCTTCTTCCGGCTCTTCCACCTCAAAGCCCATTTTAAATGCCGTTACCGCCGCCTTTTCCAGCAGATCAAAGTCGGTACTGGCGAAATGATGCTCTATGG
This genomic window from Thalassomonas viridans contains:
- a CDS encoding MipA/OmpV family protein, giving the protein MRTLSKLSLFLPLFSGYVLSGYALANDYSAQEGDDDEFHFAVMALAHTQDSIYVGGERNNTILPLPEVYWRNFYFSQGQLGLTAIELEDFALDLSVGGDFIGDTDRGDSKQLKDMKDLDTAITANIDLSYMGEWGELSFGMAHDISNKHDGYSLSAGYGYRMMFGRWFVEPSVGVTYSSKDVVNYYYGVSEQDVTADRALYQADSAINYELGLSAGYMLSKQSMVMAFAQMEFFDDEITDSPIVDDDKSLGFGVAYRYSF
- a CDS encoding MerR family transcriptional regulator, with the translated sequence MFLIGEMARRTGVKVPTIRYYEKIALIESPHRSQGNQRLYRQQDLERLSFIRHARELGFTLEDIRELIALNHTRQQNCRQAHEIAQAQLEAVSARIGKLQQLQQELTRITALKDQGQSGSCRVIRALADHSLCHGEH
- a CDS encoding winged helix-turn-helix domain-containing protein, which encodes MENNTAAIAANFTVGDFTVHGSRNLIVSRGGEETAITPKMLAVLTELATHQGKTLSKEHLLMAVWGTLHTSDMVLSRAISDLRKVFGDSARRQAYIETVTKKGYRLKQEVNWRQEREQDVQAREPEKAGEYNPAVQQPFAAEPDRQGLSNKKLLLAIGLLVFVLLLAGIWRFTEQGKVADTRTEGQAAPTGPTLTYLTRDKNYERYLRYSPDGKMLAYTVSAVGQKGSQIRLHSLADDNITFLAGAPTAKAQTSLSYEAAPAFSPDGREIAYKHFTDSGCLIRAHNLLDGSKRGLAPCPHAKTQALDWSPEGRYLVTTVFNDIKKIEGLALVHAQTGDTRILSLPEHPASGYLWPRFSPDGNSIAVVNYQPNSHLWTLALVDVNSGAYSEVLATGEEVSQVLWDESGSALYYLLVNSSDDGIWKINLETKATEFIAGIQSSSLDFDEVTGQFACIARERQMNIWQSSLDAQGNRVAKPLFKNLPQSYYPSLSADNSKLAFVSTASDIDSLWLRSLDDNVNHLVFQAGAKEKLLEPAWSPDGRQLLISVLSQDASRMIVFDLELGNAVDFASENNVKMGQWSRDGARMYWYEEIDGVWQVMSEDLASGQRQSILSYPLSRFAVADKNNLHYQKIGTVKVHTRALDGSRTPADSMLLSLTGGYEWDAHGDVIYYMSPGFGPGEAGASETDKRQMLFKIDMASGESQALYAIDPLITLDSGRHLSVSSDGAMAFYTRMEKYHTEVALIGR
- a CDS encoding Ig-like domain-containing protein; protein product: MQQHKNLIRKCALAIAMTFSSASMAADYSEFAVMPTASNDGLSFDAGGNLYVSHAGTFGNAGLSGTSVRKISPDGVISDAATGLSGPIGNRFDSAGNMYVANYNTGEITKVAPDGASSTFAQLGNASGIIINAQDELFVSSYNESVIYKISPDGESELWLTGEGLNGPVGIDLDEDGNLYVGNYNDGRVFKITGDKTITELAPAPDYIGHLAYANHMVYTTALSQDLIYQIPVTGGDAVQLEGSAEGGFSFPNGITASPDGSRLYVSNFENDRIILIENFVPAASDDMVTTQQDTPLVIDILANDLDHGVALDLASVNIITAPRNGRVTVDETSGSITYTPYTMFSGTDSLAYSVSNTNGASSNKARVDITITPVASQTNTNSSGSSGGSFGLSLLWLLFLLPGRKLFSSLKSR
- a CDS encoding GbsR/MarR family transcriptional regulator encodes the protein MSPIIHSLVMHFGEMGSRWGLNRTLGQMYALIVLTEKPLNADEISTELNISRSNVSMGLKELKSWNLIKLSHIPGDRKEYFSAPKDVWEIARNLMMERRKREVDPTLSALRDVLLEAPANEQEEYAQQRVKQMHDLIEMLTIWTDELQNMSNDKVAALLKLGSGLSKLLDVKERLLPGKNNKE
- a CDS encoding cytochrome ubiquinol oxidase subunit I, which encodes MIEVVSDSLASNLMLSRIQFAANISFHILFPSINIALCWFLLFFKVRYRQTGKETWMRVYRFWVKIFALTFALGVVSGITMSFQFGTNWPGYMETVGNIAGPLLGYEVLTAFFLEATFLSVMLFGIGRVSDRVHTLATLVVAFGTTMSAFWIIALDSWMQTPVGYKMIDGVAHATDWWQIIFNPSMPYRLTHMLLASGLTAAFFIAGVSAYRLLQGDPKPAPRLALKVSSTVAMILIPLQIFVGDLHGLNTLKHQPAKVAAMEGLWHSESHVPLVLFALIDEEEKTNHWALEIPSLASLILTHKTDGYIRGLNEFSGEHPPVAPVFYGFRVMVATGMLMLLTAALLVYYQYFNAGAAQGRQHPPRWLLKLTLVMTFSGWLATLAGWYVTEIGRQPYLVTGVLKTSDAVTSVPSGHIALSLALYLAVYAVLIVAYIRTLFVMAKRAIALENDQDKTQGPKKGSQEKSQPTVREKLTQDKLTGEQDYAAY
- a CDS encoding cytochrome d ubiquinol oxidase subunit II yields the protein MPLIENDWLPLAFVILMALSFLIYAVLDGYDLGVGVLLPMQDQEQRDTMISSIGPFWDANETWLVLAIGLLLIAFPQAHSIVLQHLYLPVSFMLLGLILRGVAFDFRTKAASKNKKSWDLTFKAGSLLATLMQGYMLGRYVMGFSDSGAGYAFAALSAVCVTAGYCYIGSAWLVMKTTGKLQQKAANWCFYSALLTALGIVAVCLANLFISPEIFDKWLGMPQIFIFLPLPLLFVVIFSVSCFYLSKVPHPEDNGCWLPFAGAVLVFILCFAGLAYSYFPYIVWQELTIWQAASARESLQFIFYGAVVVLPTIVAYTIFSYKVFWGKASKLNYY
- the rraB gene encoding ribonuclease E inhibitor RraB; translation: MHDEELQHWREHTEALIAELIEDGTNEEVHHTIEHHFASTDFDLLEKAAVTAFKMGFEVEEPEEAELETGEKVFAFDIVTEQALDFDIIFDEAKAMYQLAKQCNVEYDGWGTYFEE